From one Bordetella genomosp. 9 genomic stretch:
- a CDS encoding ABC transporter ATP-binding protein has product MHGVQSGYGASQVLFGVDLSIGAGEVVTLLGRNGMGKTTLLRTLYGQLPLKSGRIGFGGQEIGGWATDRIARAGIAIVPEGRQCFPNLTVREHLTAFATRRGRLAAPADAASWTPERVCAMFPRLAERAGHMGNQLSGGEQQMLAIGRALVTNPRLLILDEATEGLAPKVREEIWACLARLRAAGQTILVIDKYVDRLLALADRHVILERGRIVWTGDSGALDADRGLWTRYLGV; this is encoded by the coding sequence ATGCACGGCGTGCAGAGCGGCTATGGCGCCAGCCAGGTGCTGTTCGGCGTGGACCTGTCCATCGGCGCCGGCGAAGTCGTCACGCTGCTGGGGCGCAACGGCATGGGCAAGACCACGCTGCTGCGCACGCTGTACGGGCAACTGCCGCTGAAATCCGGCCGCATCGGTTTCGGCGGCCAGGAGATCGGCGGCTGGGCCACCGACCGCATCGCCCGCGCCGGCATCGCCATCGTGCCGGAAGGGCGGCAATGCTTTCCCAACCTGACCGTGCGCGAACACCTGACCGCCTTCGCTACCCGGCGCGGCCGCCTTGCCGCGCCCGCCGATGCGGCGAGCTGGACGCCCGAGCGGGTCTGCGCCATGTTTCCGCGACTGGCCGAACGCGCCGGCCACATGGGCAACCAGTTGTCCGGCGGCGAACAGCAGATGCTGGCCATCGGGCGGGCGCTGGTCACCAACCCGCGCCTGCTCATACTCGACGAGGCCACGGAGGGCCTGGCCCCCAAGGTGCGCGAGGAAATCTGGGCCTGCCTGGCGCGCCTGCGCGCGGCCGGCCAGACCATCCTGGTCATCGATAAATACGTGGACAGGTTGCTGGCCCTGGCCGACCGCCACGTCATCCTGGAGCGCGGCCGCATCGTCTGGACCGGCGATTCCGGCGCGCTGGACGCGGATCGCGGCCTGTGGACGCGTTACCTCGGGGTGTGA
- a CDS encoding ABC transporter ATP-binding protein, translating to MQAQGLVKRFGALVATDSLSLTLLPGEIHAVIGPNGAGKSTLIHLLSGTLPLDAGVLLLNGVDTTRMPAHRRVAAGLSRSYQITNVFKRLPVRDNLLLAVQAHDGGGLGGWRPRADDRALYAAAQALARECGLEPGQLDRVAGTLPHGEQRKLEFALALAARPSVLLLDEPMAGMGPDETARLTDLIETMRGRAAMLLVEHDMEAVFRLADRISVLVYGRIIATGTPDQIRNDPAVRQAYLGDEMDASPLAAA from the coding sequence CTGCAGGCCCAGGGGCTGGTGAAGCGCTTCGGCGCCCTGGTGGCGACCGACTCCCTGTCGCTGACCCTGTTGCCGGGCGAGATACACGCGGTGATCGGCCCGAATGGCGCCGGCAAATCCACCCTGATCCATCTGCTGTCCGGCACGCTGCCGCTGGATGCCGGCGTGCTGCTGCTGAATGGCGTGGACACCACGCGCATGCCGGCGCATCGCCGCGTGGCCGCCGGCCTGTCGCGTTCCTACCAGATCACCAACGTTTTCAAGCGCTTACCGGTCCGGGACAATCTGCTGCTGGCCGTCCAGGCCCATGACGGCGGCGGCCTGGGCGGCTGGCGCCCGCGCGCGGACGACCGCGCCCTGTACGCCGCCGCGCAGGCGCTGGCGCGGGAATGCGGCCTGGAGCCGGGCCAGCTGGACCGGGTGGCCGGCACCCTGCCGCACGGCGAGCAGCGCAAGCTGGAATTCGCCTTGGCGCTGGCCGCGCGGCCCAGCGTGCTGCTGCTGGACGAGCCGATGGCCGGCATGGGGCCGGATGAAACCGCCCGGCTGACCGACCTGATCGAAACCATGCGCGGGCGCGCCGCCATGCTGCTGGTCGAACACGACATGGAAGCCGTATTCCGCCTGGCCGACCGCATTTCGGTGCTGGTCTACGGCCGCATCATCGCCACGGGAACGCCGGACCAGATCCGCAACGATCCGGCCGTGCGCCAGGCCTACCTTGGAGACGAGATGGACGCAAGCCCGCTCGCCGCGGCATGA
- a CDS encoding branched-chain amino acid ABC transporter permease, which translates to MGYTLVLEQLLNGLQFGLMLFLIAAGLTLVFGIMDILNLAHGSLYMAGAYVAAETMQRTGSFLAAVCVAAVATGIIGALLELVLIRRLAVRDHLAQVLGTYAVILIAGDLVKMIWGPAPVMLATPAALSGPVRLLPDLMYSSYRLMIIAVGLLVALGLYAFVTRTRAGVLVRAGASNRQMATLMGVRVPLLFLGVFCLGAMLAAVAGALLGPLTAVQVGMGEDILILVLVCIVIGGIGSIRGAFVGALLVGMVDTAGRAFLPLLLRQVFAPSVAGSVGPTLAALSIYLLMAVVLVFRPAGLFPARG; encoded by the coding sequence ATGGGATACACGCTGGTTCTGGAGCAGCTGCTGAACGGCCTGCAGTTCGGGTTGATGCTGTTCCTGATCGCCGCCGGACTGACGCTGGTGTTCGGGATCATGGACATCCTGAACCTGGCCCACGGTTCGCTTTACATGGCGGGCGCCTATGTCGCCGCGGAAACGATGCAGCGCACCGGCTCTTTCCTGGCCGCCGTGTGCGTGGCCGCGGTGGCCACAGGGATCATCGGCGCGCTGCTGGAACTGGTGCTGATACGCCGGCTGGCGGTGCGCGACCACCTGGCGCAGGTGCTGGGCACGTACGCGGTGATCCTGATCGCCGGCGACCTGGTCAAGATGATCTGGGGGCCCGCGCCCGTGATGCTGGCCACGCCGGCCGCGCTGAGCGGGCCGGTGCGGCTGTTGCCCGACCTGATGTATTCCTCCTACAGGCTGATGATCATCGCCGTGGGACTGCTGGTGGCGCTGGGCCTGTATGCCTTCGTCACCCGCACCCGCGCCGGCGTGCTGGTGCGCGCGGGGGCGTCCAATCGCCAGATGGCCACCTTGATGGGCGTGCGTGTGCCCCTGCTTTTCCTGGGCGTTTTCTGCCTGGGCGCCATGCTGGCCGCGGTGGCCGGCGCGCTGCTGGGGCCCCTGACGGCCGTCCAGGTGGGCATGGGCGAAGACATCCTGATCCTGGTCCTGGTGTGCATCGTGATCGGCGGCATCGGCTCCATACGCGGCGCGTTCGTCGGCGCCTTGCTGGTCGGCATGGTGGATACCGCCGGGCGCGCCTTTCTGCCGCTGCTGTTGCGGCAGGTCTTCGCGCCATCGGTGGCCGGCAGCGTCGGCCCGACGCTGGCCGCGCTGTCCATTTACCTGTTGATGGCGGTGGTCCTGGTGTTCCGGCCCGCCGGCCTGTTTCCCGCGCGCGGTTGA
- a CDS encoding ABC transporter substrate-binding protein, which produces MRFIPSLLAAIALLPGIASADAIKVGIANDISGPFSALGAEARDGFNLAIKQLGGKLGGQPAEFLQTDMGGNPDQARQLVTRYIQREKVDFFTGPIGSNVALAVGPALFAAKVPYLSNNPGPSQYAGEQCNAYWFGTAYQNDAFHEVAGKMAADRGYKKMLIIAPDYPAGRDALTGFKRGYKAPVADEIYTKLGQLDYAAELAQVRAAKPDAVYIFLPGGMGINFIKQFVGAGLKNGIALVGPGFSADEDVIQAVGADMVGMYNTAQWAHDLDVPANKDFVAAFRKEYNGRYPSLYAAQAYDVIMAMDAAVRQSGGKASDRQAIIAALAKADFPSVRGKFTYGVNHYPIQAYYTRVVDKDGSGRVTNKLVGKTVDHYQDVYVGQCKL; this is translated from the coding sequence ATGCGTTTCATCCCGTCTCTACTCGCGGCCATCGCGCTGCTGCCCGGCATCGCTTCCGCGGACGCCATCAAGGTCGGCATCGCCAATGACATTTCCGGCCCGTTCTCGGCCCTGGGCGCCGAAGCGCGTGATGGCTTCAACCTGGCCATCAAGCAACTGGGCGGCAAGCTGGGCGGCCAGCCCGCCGAATTCCTGCAGACCGACATGGGCGGCAATCCGGACCAGGCGCGCCAGCTGGTGACCCGCTACATCCAGCGTGAAAAGGTCGATTTCTTCACCGGGCCGATAGGCTCGAACGTGGCGCTGGCCGTCGGCCCCGCGCTGTTCGCCGCCAAGGTGCCCTATCTGTCCAACAATCCCGGTCCCAGCCAGTATGCCGGCGAGCAATGCAACGCCTACTGGTTCGGCACGGCCTACCAGAACGACGCCTTCCATGAGGTCGCCGGCAAGATGGCGGCCGATCGCGGCTACAAGAAGATGCTGATCATCGCGCCCGATTACCCCGCGGGCCGCGATGCCTTGACCGGCTTCAAGCGCGGCTACAAGGCGCCGGTGGCCGACGAGATCTACACCAAGCTGGGCCAGCTGGACTATGCCGCAGAACTGGCGCAGGTGCGCGCCGCCAAGCCGGATGCCGTCTACATCTTCCTGCCCGGCGGCATGGGCATCAACTTCATCAAGCAGTTCGTCGGCGCGGGGCTGAAGAACGGTATCGCACTGGTCGGCCCGGGGTTTTCCGCCGACGAGGACGTGATCCAGGCCGTGGGCGCCGACATGGTGGGCATGTACAACACCGCGCAATGGGCGCATGACCTGGACGTGCCGGCCAACAAGGACTTCGTCGCCGCCTTCCGCAAGGAATACAACGGCCGCTATCCCTCGCTGTACGCGGCGCAGGCCTACGACGTGATCATGGCCATGGACGCGGCGGTGCGCCAGAGCGGCGGCAAGGCGTCGGATCGCCAGGCCATCATCGCGGCGCTGGCCAAGGCGGACTTCCCGTCGGTGCGCGGCAAGTTCACCTACGGCGTCAACCACTATCCCATCCAGGCGTACTACACGCGCGTGGTGGACAAGGACGGCAGCGGCCGCGTGACCAACAAGCTGGTGGGCAAGACCGTGGATCATTACCAGGACGTCTACGTCGGCCAGTGCAAGCTCTGA
- a CDS encoding alpha/beta hydrolase, translating to MATLYRDYDRAALDDQYNARATVPDFSAITRQYAEESARARATLPCVLDVAYGDHPDETLDIFPAANAANGETASGCPTPVFVFLHGGYWRLLSKDDSSGMAPAFTRAGAMLVAVNYSLAPAVTLDHIVDQIRRAMAWLHRNVAAHGGDPARIHVGGSSAGGHLTGMLLTDDWQARYGVPADIVRGAAPLSGLFDLTPLVHTHINDWMRLTPEDAARNSPMLHLPARPCPLVASHGANETDEFKRQTRDYVDALRARGGDARYVATPGSNHFDIVLRLNDPDAPITRAIFAQMGLSAPGPDAAAQPARPTHGAAPQP from the coding sequence ATGGCCACTCTCTATCGCGACTACGATCGCGCCGCGCTGGACGACCAGTACAACGCACGCGCCACGGTACCGGATTTCAGCGCCATCACGCGCCAGTATGCCGAAGAAAGCGCGCGGGCGCGCGCCACGCTGCCCTGCGTGCTGGACGTGGCCTATGGCGATCATCCGGACGAAACGCTGGATATCTTCCCCGCCGCCAACGCCGCCAACGGTGAAACCGCGTCCGGATGCCCGACGCCGGTCTTCGTCTTCCTGCACGGCGGCTATTGGCGCCTGCTGTCCAAGGACGATTCCAGCGGCATGGCGCCCGCCTTCACGCGCGCCGGCGCCATGCTGGTGGCGGTGAACTATTCGCTGGCGCCGGCGGTCACGCTGGACCATATCGTCGACCAGATACGCCGCGCCATGGCCTGGCTGCACCGCAACGTCGCCGCCCATGGCGGCGATCCCGCCCGCATCCACGTCGGCGGCAGTTCGGCCGGCGGCCACCTGACCGGCATGCTGCTGACCGACGACTGGCAGGCCCGCTATGGCGTGCCCGCCGATATCGTGCGTGGCGCCGCGCCGCTGTCCGGACTCTTCGACCTGACGCCGCTGGTGCATACGCACATCAATGACTGGATGCGCCTGACGCCGGAAGACGCCGCCCGCAACAGCCCGATGCTGCACCTGCCGGCCAGGCCCTGTCCGCTGGTCGCCAGCCATGGCGCGAACGAAACCGACGAGTTCAAGCGGCAGACCCGCGATTACGTGGACGCGCTGCGCGCCCGCGGGGGCGACGCCCGTTACGTGGCGACCCCGGGCAGCAACCACTTCGACATCGTGCTGCGCCTGAACGACCCGGACGCGCCGATCACCCGCGCCATCTTCGCCCAGATGGGATTGTCCGCGCCAGGCCCGGACGCGGCGGCGCAACCGGCCCGGCCGACCCACGGCGCCGCGCCGCAGCCATGA
- a CDS encoding MarR family winged helix-turn-helix transcriptional regulator, with protein sequence MTQAPDLESRAAPDDHHALRLWLRLLTCANLVEGEIRGRLRAEFDTTLPRFDLMAQLQRAPKGMKMGELSRHMMVTNGNITGITDQLEKEGLVMRTKVASDRRSSLIKLTPLGRRTFARMARAHEAWVKDLLSGLPESSRHALFQTLGELKLQVVASRARARPST encoded by the coding sequence ATGACCCAGGCCCCCGACCTGGAGTCGCGCGCCGCGCCGGACGACCATCACGCGCTGCGCCTCTGGCTGCGCCTGCTGACCTGCGCCAATCTGGTGGAAGGCGAAATCCGCGGCCGCCTGCGCGCCGAGTTCGACACCACCCTGCCGCGCTTCGACCTGATGGCGCAACTGCAGCGCGCGCCCAAGGGCATGAAGATGGGCGAGCTGTCGCGCCACATGATGGTGACCAACGGCAATATCACCGGCATCACCGATCAGCTGGAAAAGGAAGGCCTGGTCATGCGCACCAAGGTGGCCTCCGACCGCCGCAGCTCGCTGATCAAGCTGACCCCCCTGGGACGCAGGACCTTCGCCCGCATGGCGCGGGCGCACGAGGCCTGGGTCAAGGATTTATTGTCGGGTTTACCGGAAAGCAGCCGCCACGCGCTCTTTCAGACGCTCGGAGAGCTTAAACTCCAGGTCGTGGCCAGCCGCGCCCGCGCGCGGCCGTCCACCTGA
- the argJ gene encoding bifunctional glutamate N-acetyltransferase/amino-acid acetyltransferase ArgJ, translating into MAVNLKIPSESEIFPVAGVEIGVAEAGIRKAGRRDLTVFRLAGGATVAGVFTRNRFRAAPVQVCESHLASGDAITALVINTGNANAGTGADGLARTHETCKALAGLLNIKPTQVLPFSTGVILEPLPVDRLVAGLPRAIAALGPDNWMNAAHGIMTTDTLPKIASSRRTIGGKTVTITGISKGAGMIRPNMATMLGFLATDAGFARPLLEKLTRQIADRSFNRITVDGDTSTNDSFIVIATGQSGLRVDSENDPHYAELAKALGDAAAELAQKIVRDAEGATKFITIRVEEAGTTEEALKVAYSVAHSPLVKTAFYASDPNLGRILAAVGYAGIDDLDVSHLRLWLDDVLVATQGGRNPDYQEEDGQRVMKQAEILVRIALGRGQVADTVYTCDFSHEYVSINADYRS; encoded by the coding sequence ATGGCCGTCAACCTGAAGATCCCTTCCGAATCCGAAATTTTTCCCGTGGCCGGCGTCGAGATCGGCGTCGCCGAAGCCGGCATCCGCAAGGCCGGACGGCGGGACCTGACCGTATTCCGCCTGGCCGGCGGCGCGACCGTGGCGGGGGTGTTCACGCGCAACCGCTTCCGCGCCGCGCCCGTTCAGGTGTGCGAAAGCCATCTGGCGAGCGGCGACGCCATCACTGCGCTGGTGATCAATACCGGCAATGCCAATGCGGGCACGGGGGCGGACGGCCTCGCCCGCACGCACGAAACCTGCAAGGCGCTGGCCGGCCTGCTGAACATCAAGCCGACCCAGGTCCTGCCCTTTTCCACCGGGGTGATCCTGGAGCCCCTGCCGGTCGACCGCCTGGTCGCCGGCCTGCCGCGCGCCATTGCGGCGCTGGGGCCGGACAACTGGATGAATGCCGCGCATGGCATCATGACCACCGACACCCTGCCCAAGATCGCCTCTTCGCGCAGGACCATCGGCGGCAAGACGGTCACCATCACGGGCATCAGCAAGGGCGCCGGCATGATTCGGCCGAATATGGCGACGATGCTGGGCTTCCTGGCGACCGACGCCGGCTTCGCGCGCCCCTTGCTGGAGAAGCTGACGCGCCAGATCGCCGATCGGTCCTTCAACCGCATCACCGTCGACGGCGATACCTCCACCAACGATTCCTTCATCGTGATCGCCACCGGCCAGTCGGGCCTGCGCGTGGACAGCGAAAACGATCCGCACTATGCGGAACTGGCCAAGGCCCTGGGCGACGCCGCCGCCGAACTGGCGCAGAAGATCGTGCGCGACGCCGAAGGCGCCACCAAGTTCATCACCATCCGCGTGGAAGAAGCCGGCACCACCGAAGAAGCGCTGAAGGTCGCCTACTCCGTGGCCCATTCGCCGCTGGTCAAGACGGCGTTCTATGCATCCGATCCCAACCTGGGCCGCATCCTGGCGGCGGTGGGCTATGCCGGCATCGACGATCTGGACGTCAGCCATCTGCGCCTGTGGCTGGACGACGTGCTGGTCGCCACGCAGGGCGGCCGCAACCCCGACTACCAGGAAGAAGACGGCCAGCGGGTGATGAAGCAGGCCGAGATCCTGGTGCGCATCGCGCTTGGCCGCGGCCAGGTCGCCGACACCGTGTACACCTGCGACTTCTCGCACGAGTACGTCAGCATCAACGCGGACTACCGGTCCTGA
- a CDS encoding ATP-binding protein, which yields MNAAPDFTTLIARAERVLAQLEAYLPPAPPEIDWNAHAFRWRKRGSRGWLDAVRHVARIDLEDLQHIERQKAIIDRNTQQFLDRKPANNVLMTGARGTGKSSLVKAMLAAYAPRGLRLIEVDKSDLGDLADIVELVDTRPERFIVFCDDLSFEEGEAGYKALKSVLDGSVAASGDNVLIYATSNRRHLMPEYMSENLQAKHQPDGEIHPGETVEEKISLSERFGLWLSFYPFRQDDYLDIVRHWLRELGCPEEHIEESRTEALQWTIERGSRSGRVAYQFARDWAARHV from the coding sequence GTGAACGCTGCTCCCGACTTCACCACCCTGATCGCCCGCGCCGAGCGCGTGCTGGCGCAACTCGAAGCCTATCTTCCCCCCGCGCCGCCGGAGATCGACTGGAACGCGCACGCCTTCCGCTGGCGCAAGCGCGGCTCGCGCGGCTGGCTGGACGCCGTGCGGCACGTCGCCCGCATCGATCTGGAAGACCTGCAGCACATCGAGCGCCAGAAGGCCATCATCGATCGCAATACCCAGCAGTTCCTGGACAGGAAGCCCGCCAACAACGTGCTGATGACCGGCGCGCGCGGCACCGGCAAGAGCTCCCTGGTCAAGGCCATGCTGGCCGCGTACGCGCCGCGCGGCCTGCGCCTGATCGAGGTCGACAAATCCGACCTGGGCGACCTGGCGGACATCGTCGAACTGGTCGATACGCGGCCGGAACGCTTCATCGTGTTCTGCGACGACCTGTCCTTCGAAGAAGGCGAAGCCGGCTACAAGGCGCTCAAGTCCGTGCTGGACGGCTCGGTGGCGGCGTCGGGCGACAACGTGCTGATCTACGCCACGTCCAACCGCCGGCACCTGATGCCGGAATACATGAGCGAAAACCTGCAGGCCAAGCACCAGCCTGACGGCGAGATCCATCCCGGCGAAACCGTGGAAGAAAAAATCTCGCTGTCCGAACGCTTCGGACTGTGGCTGTCCTTCTATCCCTTCCGCCAGGACGACTACCTGGACATCGTGCGCCACTGGCTGCGCGAACTGGGTTGCCCGGAAGAGCACATCGAGGAATCCCGCACCGAGGCGCTGCAGTGGACCATCGAGCGCGGCTCGCGGTCGGGCCGCGTGGCGTACCAGTTCGCGCGCGACTGGGCGGCGCGGCATGTCTGA
- a CDS encoding Nudix family hydrolase, translated as MSEQILDVAAGLILRPDGKLLLGQRPEGKPWAGWWELPGGKLEPGESVLQALARELDEELGIQVTAATRWVTYVHAYPHTTVRLAFCRVTGWRGEPRGLENQQLEWVDPAHAQSVGQLLPATLPPLRWLRLPDIYGISNIGAPAGLPGFMARLRHALGCGVRLVQLREPAWPDGPASASLHQALQEVLRACRQAGARVLVNSAHPRAWWTEADGVHLRAADAAALAQRPLARDGYWVGVSVHDAAQMAQARTLDADFAVVGPVAETASHPGQAGLGWQAFMDINRDAGLPAYAIGGQGPDTLAAAREHGAHGIAAIRAVFPAQA; from the coding sequence ATGTCTGAACAGATACTCGACGTCGCGGCCGGCCTGATCCTGCGGCCGGATGGCAAGCTGCTGCTGGGGCAACGGCCGGAAGGCAAGCCCTGGGCGGGCTGGTGGGAATTGCCGGGCGGCAAGCTCGAGCCCGGCGAAAGCGTGCTGCAGGCGCTGGCGCGCGAGCTGGATGAAGAGCTGGGCATCCAGGTGACCGCGGCGACGCGCTGGGTCACCTACGTGCATGCCTATCCCCATACCACCGTGCGCCTGGCCTTCTGCCGGGTGACCGGCTGGCGGGGCGAGCCGCGCGGCCTGGAAAACCAGCAACTGGAATGGGTGGATCCGGCGCATGCGCAGAGTGTGGGGCAATTGCTGCCCGCGACCTTGCCGCCATTGCGCTGGCTGCGACTGCCGGATATCTACGGCATCAGCAACATCGGCGCTCCGGCGGGGCTGCCGGGCTTCATGGCGCGTCTGCGCCATGCCCTGGGGTGCGGGGTGCGGCTGGTACAGCTGCGCGAACCGGCTTGGCCGGACGGCCCCGCATCCGCCAGCCTGCACCAGGCCTTGCAGGAAGTCCTGCGCGCATGCCGGCAGGCCGGGGCGCGCGTGCTGGTGAACAGCGCGCATCCACGGGCCTGGTGGACGGAGGCCGATGGCGTGCACTTGCGCGCGGCGGATGCCGCGGCGCTGGCGCAGCGGCCGTTGGCGCGCGACGGCTACTGGGTGGGCGTATCGGTGCATGACGCCGCGCAGATGGCGCAGGCGCGGACGCTGGATGCGGATTTCGCGGTGGTGGGCCCGGTGGCCGAAACCGCCAGCCATCCGGGACAGGCGGGCCTGGGCTGGCAAGCCTTCATGGACATCAACCGGGATGCCGGCCTGCCCGCCTATGCGATCGGCGGACAGGGACCGGATACCCTCGCCGCGGCGCGAGAGCACGGCGCCCACGGCATCGCGGCGATCAGGGCCGTTTTTCCGGCGCAGGCATAG
- a CDS encoding efflux transporter outer membrane subunit, with amino-acid sequence MLGLCGALGACAVGPDYVRPALDVGTQFKEGQEDTPGWRPAQPNELADRGAWWRVYQDPILDDLMRQLDAANLDIAQAEANYRQAQALVRGARSALFPTVGVGAGVTRSGGGGGSSGAGGGGTVGNTYSLTGSVSWEADIWGSVRRSVEASRAGAQASAADLAAARLSAQSTLAQNYFQLRVLDEQDRLLRETVETNEKSLQLTVNRYNAGVAAKSDVAVARTQLENTRAQWVDLEWQRGQFEHAIAVLVGQPPSKLSLSRMPFTQKVPAIPVGLPSQLLERRPDVAGAERRTAQANAQIGVAQAAWFPDLTLSADGGFRSGQFAQWLTAPARFWSIGPALAQTLFDAGLRASQVESARAAYDAQAAAYRQVVLGALREVEDTMIQLRVYDREQQVQQRALEAARESLQLTRNQYQQGLVDYLSVAVLENTALSSERQAISLMGNRLVASVQLIAALGGGWDGDVDAPVMSQASATTGTPAPTSAPTSPAPAPAPTPTPTPTPAPSPTQAPMPAPEKRP; translated from the coding sequence ATGCTGGGCCTGTGCGGCGCCCTGGGCGCCTGCGCCGTCGGCCCCGATTACGTACGGCCGGCGCTGGACGTGGGTACGCAGTTCAAGGAAGGCCAGGAAGACACGCCAGGCTGGAGGCCCGCGCAGCCCAACGAACTGGCGGATCGCGGCGCGTGGTGGCGGGTCTATCAGGATCCCATCCTGGACGACCTGATGCGGCAGCTGGACGCGGCCAACCTGGACATCGCGCAGGCGGAGGCCAACTATCGCCAGGCCCAGGCGCTGGTGCGCGGCGCGCGCTCGGCCTTGTTCCCGACCGTGGGCGTGGGCGCGGGCGTGACCCGTTCGGGCGGCGGCGGGGGTTCGTCGGGCGCGGGCGGTGGCGGTACCGTGGGCAATACCTATTCGCTGACCGGGTCGGTCAGCTGGGAAGCCGATATCTGGGGATCGGTGCGGCGCTCCGTCGAAGCCAGCCGGGCCGGGGCGCAGGCCAGCGCCGCGGACCTGGCGGCCGCGCGGCTCAGCGCGCAAAGCACGTTGGCGCAGAACTACTTCCAGCTGCGCGTGCTGGACGAGCAGGACCGCCTGCTGCGCGAAACCGTGGAGACCAACGAGAAGTCCCTGCAGTTGACCGTGAACCGCTACAACGCCGGCGTGGCCGCCAAGTCCGACGTGGCGGTGGCCCGCACGCAGCTGGAGAACACGCGCGCGCAGTGGGTGGACCTGGAATGGCAGCGCGGGCAGTTCGAGCACGCCATCGCCGTGCTGGTCGGCCAGCCGCCGTCGAAACTGTCGCTGTCGCGCATGCCTTTCACGCAGAAGGTGCCGGCCATCCCGGTCGGCCTGCCGTCGCAGTTGCTGGAGCGCCGACCCGACGTCGCCGGCGCGGAACGCCGCACGGCGCAGGCCAATGCGCAGATCGGGGTGGCGCAGGCGGCCTGGTTCCCGGACCTGACGCTGAGTGCCGACGGCGGCTTTCGCAGCGGGCAGTTCGCGCAGTGGCTGACCGCGCCGGCGCGCTTCTGGTCGATCGGGCCGGCCCTGGCGCAGACGCTGTTCGACGCCGGCTTGCGGGCGTCGCAGGTCGAATCGGCGCGGGCGGCGTACGACGCGCAAGCGGCCGCCTACCGGCAGGTTGTGCTGGGCGCGCTGCGCGAGGTGGAAGACACCATGATCCAGCTGCGGGTCTACGACCGCGAACAGCAGGTGCAGCAACGGGCGCTGGAAGCGGCGCGCGAGTCGCTGCAGCTGACGCGGAATCAATACCAGCAAGGGCTGGTGGATTATCTGAGCGTGGCGGTGCTGGAAAACACCGCCTTGAGTTCGGAACGGCAGGCGATTTCGCTGATGGGCAACCGGCTGGTCGCCAGCGTGCAGCTGATCGCCGCGCTGGGCGGCGGCTGGGACGGCGACGTCGATGCGCCGGTGATGTCGCAGGCGTCCGCGACGACGGGGACGCCGGCGCCAACGTCAGCGCCAACGTCGCCGGCACCAGCGCCGGCGCCAACGCCAACGCCAACACCGACGCCGGCGCCGTCGCCAACGCAGGCGCCTATGCCTGCGCCGGAAAAACGGCCCTGA